Proteins encoded within one genomic window of Humulus lupulus chromosome 1, drHumLupu1.1, whole genome shotgun sequence:
- the LOC133809570 gene encoding uncharacterized protein LOC133809570 isoform X1: protein MLLLILQSIVLFFGLFARLHKHWRNFMFAVSLMSQKLKDTSSSLPIFLQSVLSSATKPISIVAVVVSLAIQIGATKVLSMLLMTADFLPPYFSASGFCLDDKQVADLKYSVSFILLEQSEENEDFFVVTVNLFTAAARYQPAFFIAVFATKEFMDVQPSNAGDGKLPAIEVSSGPVESKSSSLVDAVLCYVVNSDSHINKNILC from the exons ATGTTACTTCTGATTCTTCAATCCATAGtgctctttttcggattgtttgCAAGACTTCACAAGCATTGGAG AAACTTCATGTTCGCCGTCTCTTTGATGTCACAGAAATTGAAG GATACATCTTCCAGCCTCCCCATCTTTCTTCAATCAGTTTTGTCATCTGCAACAAAACCAATATCTATAGTTGCTGTTGTTGTCTCCTTG GCCATACAGATTGGCGCCACTAAAGTACTGTCAATGCTGTTGATGACAGCAGATTTCTTGCCACCATATTTTTCTGCAAGCGGCTTTTGTCTAGATGATAAACAG GTTGCTGATTTGAAATATTCTGTAAGCTTTATTCTACTAGAGCAATCTGAAGAAAATGAAGACTTTTTTGTTGTTACCGTCAATCTTTTCACTGCTGCTGCTCGTTATCAG CCTGCTTTTTTTATTGCTGTATTTGCCACCAAAGAGTTTATGGACGTCCAACCAAGTAATGCTGGTGATGGGAAGCTGCCAGCAATTGAGGTTTCCTCTGGGCCAGTAGAGTCTAAAAGTTCAAGCCTTGTAGATGCAGTACTTTGTTATGTTGTAAATTCTGACAGTCATATCAATAagaatattttgtgttga
- the LOC133809570 gene encoding uncharacterized protein LOC133809570 isoform X2 — protein sequence MLLLILQSIVLFFGLFARLHKHWRNFMFAVSLMSQKLKAIQIGATKVLSMLLMTADFLPPYFSASGFCLDDKQVADLKYSVSFILLEQSEENEDFFVVTVNLFTAAARYQPAFFIAVFATKEFMDVQPSNAGDGKLPAIEVSSGPVESKSSSLVDAVLCYVVNSDSHINKNILC from the exons ATGTTACTTCTGATTCTTCAATCCATAGtgctctttttcggattgtttgCAAGACTTCACAAGCATTGGAG AAACTTCATGTTCGCCGTCTCTTTGATGTCACAGAAATTGAAG GCCATACAGATTGGCGCCACTAAAGTACTGTCAATGCTGTTGATGACAGCAGATTTCTTGCCACCATATTTTTCTGCAAGCGGCTTTTGTCTAGATGATAAACAG GTTGCTGATTTGAAATATTCTGTAAGCTTTATTCTACTAGAGCAATCTGAAGAAAATGAAGACTTTTTTGTTGTTACCGTCAATCTTTTCACTGCTGCTGCTCGTTATCAG CCTGCTTTTTTTATTGCTGTATTTGCCACCAAAGAGTTTATGGACGTCCAACCAAGTAATGCTGGTGATGGGAAGCTGCCAGCAATTGAGGTTTCCTCTGGGCCAGTAGAGTCTAAAAGTTCAAGCCTTGTAGATGCAGTACTTTGTTATGTTGTAAATTCTGACAGTCATATCAATAagaatattttgtgttga
- the LOC133778978 gene encoding uncharacterized acetyltransferase At3g50280-like, translating into MEQSPYISTPKYSIDDQGMKTQRIELTQPDFILIQHQYIQKGLLFSKPQDQAQAQLFPQWIQRLKTTFSKALDIFFPLAGRLVMIQNNDVHLTKSFFIDCNSAGGVSFDHVTYDSVTVADILDPVYIPDDVVYSFFPMNEVSNYQGVSKPLLAAQATELVDGVFIALSMNHSVVDDPPHPVFDRDQFFDCINNTDLVPLRVPFNPDPIKTPSSTPISLKQRMFHFSKENIAKLKAKANAEIVDLPTMANISSLQAVMAHLWVSVTRNRRHLKPEQEVSYIIVVGLRQRTKPPLAESYFGNAVMFGTVKTTAGKLLKNGLGWAALQMNTVVASQTTEKAREYLKNWAESPKLETLQKESGSQLLTGSSPRFNVYGNDFGWGSPLAVRSGQANKYDGKLTVFPGPEQGSIDFEVCLRSETLESMAYDEKFLETLTI; encoded by the exons ATGGAGCAGAGTCCCTATATCTCGACACCCAAATACAGTATTGATGATCAAGGCATGAAAACTCAAAGAATTGAGTTAACTCAGCCTGATTTTATACTCATTCAACATCAATACATCCAAAAGGGTCTTCTCTTCTCAAAACCTCAAGATCAAGCTCAAGCTCAACTCTTCCCTCAATGGATCCAACGCTTGAAAACCACTTTCTCCAAAGCACTCGATATTTTCTTTCCTCTGGCAGGTCGCCTTGTCATGATCCAAAACAACGACGTTCACCTTACCAAATCTTTCTTCATTGACTGCAACAGCGCCGGTGGTGTTTCCTTCGACCACGTCACCTACGACAGCGTCACAGTGGCTGATATTCTCGACCCGGTCTACATCCCAGACGACGTCGTTTACTCCTTCTTTCCCATGAACGAGGTTTCGAACTACCAAGGCGTTTCGAAGCCGTTGCTGGCAGCTCAGGCAACGGAGTTAGTTGACGGCGTTTTCATCGCGCTCTCTATGAATCATAGCGTTGTGGACG ACCCTCCTCATCCCGTTTTCGATCGTGACCAGTTCTTCGACTGTATCAATAATACTGATCTTGTTCCACTTCGAGTACCCTTCAACCCAGATCCTATAAAAACTCCTAGTTCGACACCAATATCATTAAAGCAAAGAATGTTTCATTTTTCGAAGGAAAATATAGCCAAACTCAAAGCAAAAGCCAACGCTGAGATAGTCGACTTGCCCACCATGGCCAACATATCGTCCCTTCAAGCGGTCATGGCTCACCTTTGGGTCTCCGTAACCCGAAACCGACGTCATCTTAAACCGGAACAGGAAGTGAGCTACATCATCGTAGTGGGTCTCAGGCAAAGAACAAAGCCGCCATTAGCAGAATCGTATTTTGGTAACGCCGTGATGTTTGGGACCGTGAAGACCACAGCGGGAAAGCTTCTGAAAAATGGGTTGGGCTGGGCCGCTTTGCAGATGAATACAGTGGTTGCTTCGCAGACGACAGAAAAGGCCAGAGAGTATTTGAAGAATTGGGCCGAAAGCCCAAAACTAGAAACACTCCAGAAAGAGTCCGGGTCTCAACTATTGACTGGTAGTTCACCGCGGTTTAATGTTTATGGCAATGACTTTGGTTGGGGAAGCCCACTGGCAGTAAGAAGTGGTCAAGCCAACAAGTATGATGGGAAGTTGACTGTTTTTCCTGGTCCTGAACAAGGAAGCATTGATTTTGAGGTCTGTCTTAGGTCTGAGACACTTGAGTCCATGGCATACGATGAAAAGTTCTTAGAGACTCTAACTATAtga